One part of the Malus sylvestris chromosome 2, drMalSylv7.2, whole genome shotgun sequence genome encodes these proteins:
- the LOC126590254 gene encoding uncharacterized protein LOC126590254 — protein MNNPAHDFHEEEDDQGDIFLDEDDIIRESAVDDEDLPDADDQSVDEPDDDDSVHTFTGHTGELYTAVCSPTDPTFVATGGGDDRGFLWRIGVGDFAFELQGHKDSVSSLSFSTDGKLLASGSLDGTIQIWDVAYGVGKRTLEGPGGGIEWVRWHPRGHLVLAGSEDCTVWMWNADSGSYLNMFSGHGSNVSCGDFTPDGKTICTGSADATLRVWNPKSGENIHVIQGHPYHTAGLTCLAISSDSTLAYTGAEDGSIRIVNITTGKVVNSLASHSDSVECIGLAPSSPWAATGGMDKKLVIWDLPSSSARATCEHEDGVTCLTWLGQSNYLATGCGDGKVRVWDSRSGDCVRTFSGHTETIQSLSVSANQEFLVSVSTDGTARVFEIAEYK, from the exons ATGAACAATCCAGCTCATGATTttcatgaagaagaagatgaccaGGGGGACATATTTCTTGATGAAGATGACATAATCCGCGAATCCGCTGTTGATGACGAAG ATCTTCCTGATGCGGATGATCAAAGTGTTG ATGAGCCTGATGACGATGACTCCGTGCACACGTTTACTGGCCATACGG GTGAGCTTTACACAGCTGTCTGCAGCCCAACAGATCCTACTTTTGTTGCAACCGGTGGTGGAGATGACAGAGGGTTTCTTTGGAGAATTGGAGTAGGAGATTTTGCTTTTGAGCTCCAAG GTCATAAGGATTCTGTTTCTAGTTTATCATTTAGTACTGATGGGAAGTTGCTTGCATCCGGAAGCTTAGATGGAACTATTCAAATTTGGGATGTAGCGTACGGAGTTGGAAAAAGAACTCTTGAAGGTCCTGGAGGGGGCATTGAG TGGGTCAGGTGGCATCCTAGGGGGCATCTGGTTCTGGCTGGTTCAGAGGACTGCACTGTGTGGATGTGGAATGCTGACAGTGGGTCCTATCTTAATATGTTTTCAGGCCATGGTAGCAACGTGAGCTGTGGTGATTTTACCCCTGATG GTAAAACAATATGCACTGGTTCTGCTGATGCAACTTTGAGGGTATGGAATCCAAAAAGTGGCGAAAACATTCATGTCATTCAAG GTCACCCGTACCATACTGCTGGATTAACATGTTTGGCAATAAGCTCTGATTCAACTCTAGCTTATACTGGTGCTGAAGATGGTTCTATCCGTATCGTCAACATAACTACCGGAAAG GTTGTTAATTCCCTGGCTTCACATTCAGATTCTGTCGAATGCATTGGGCTTGCACCAAG CTCCCCTTGGGCCGCAACAGGAGGTATGGATAAGAAGCTTGTTATCTGGGACTTGCCTTCTTCATCGGCCCGTGCTACATGTGAACATGAG GATGGAGTGACATGCTTGACATGGCTTGGTCAATCAAATTACCTAGCAACAGGTTGTGGGGATGGAAAGGTTCGAGTCTGGGACAGTCGCTCTGGGGATTGTGTTAGAACCTTCAGCGGCCACACCGAAACCATTCAGTCTCTTTCCGTTTCTGCCAACCAAGAGTTTCTTGTTTCAGTATCTACTGACGGAACTGCCCGAGTTTTTGAGATTGCAGAATATAAGTGA
- the LOC126590274 gene encoding cytochrome c oxidase assembly protein COX11, mitochondrial-like, whose translation MSWSRVCKRALPLSPYLNSSRLFTLHSRCIPNCNFNGGGSSISAYQRHFSHGGKNMWRRFELSSFDKCGSQLLPFNSQSLLRRIQRPYSSLAATQRKSRKMLYYLTGLVFAMVAASYAAVPLYRRFCQATGYGGTIQRRESVEQKIARHAKDGTVTNREIVVQFNADVADGMQWKFIPTQREVRVRPGESALAFYTAENRSSTPIVGVSTYNVTPMKAAVYFNKIQCFCFEEQRLLPGEQIDMPVFFYIDPEFETDPRMDGINNIILSYTFFKVSEE comes from the exons ATGTCATGGTCTAGGGTTTGTAAGAGAGCTCTCCCCCTCTCACCTTACCTCAACAGCTCCCGCCTTTTCACTCTCCACTCCAG ATGCATACCCAATTGTAATTTCAATGGAGGTGGAAGTAGCATTAGTGCATATCAGAGGCATTTCAGCCATGGTGGTAAGAATATGTGGCGTCGCTTTGAGTTAAGCTCGTTCGACAAGTGTGGTAGTCAACTCTTACCATTTAATTCTCAGTCTCTGTTGAGAAGGATCCAGAGACCCTATTCTTCTCTGGCTGCCACGCAACGAAAATCGCGCAAGATGCTTTACTACTTGACGGGTTTGGTTTTTGCAATGGTGGCAGCCAGTTATGCAGCTGTGCCTCTCTATAGAAGATTCTGCCAAGCTACAGGGTATGGAGGCACTATCCAACGCCGTGAG AGTGTTGAACAGAAGATTGCTCGGCATGCTAAGGATGGCACAGTCACAAATAG GGAGATTGTGGTGCAGTtcaatgctgatgtggctgatGGAATGCAATGGAAGTTTATTCCTACACAAAGAGAG GTAAGGGTCAGACCTGGAGAAAGTGCACTTGCTTTCTATACTGCTGAAAATCGAAGTTCAACTCCAATAGTTGGTGTCTCCACATATAATGTTACCCCTATGAAG GCTGCAGTTTACTTCAATAAAATACAGTGCTTTTGCTTCGAGGAGCAGCGGCTTCTTCCAGGGGAGCAGATTGACATGCCT GTGTTCTTTTATATCGACCCTGAGTTTGAAACAGATCCGAGAATGGATGGTATCAATAACATAATTTTGTCCTATACATTTTTCAAGGTTTCAGAGGAATAA
- the LOC126590258 gene encoding uncharacterized protein LOC126590258: protein MDHYDLHRQRRDLKHKGRNVGRNVVWSLAMDKCLIDCLAIQARHGNKIDKSFNEHAYTAACIAVNSRFNLNLNNQKVINRLKTIKKRYKAMKDILSQDGFRWNPTTKMIECDNEELWKRYIAAHPDAKGFRGKPIEMYDELKIVCGNYQVPSRWAKMKDGGHPSEMKNFEDDSASFLSPSSDDLSETDGTESYSGPEEEFTKLPDGSQDPPLIQPLRQLPKRPRGSEAVQDALMTVASSIRCLADAMEQSKYSIDASQLLQAVMEIDGLEEAKQMYAFEYLNADPVKARAFMTYDARMRKIYLFRQFWWWK, encoded by the exons ATGGATCACTACGACCTGCATAGACAGAGAAGGGATTTGAAGCACAAAGGAAGAAATGTTGGAAGAAATGTTGTATGGTCACTTGCAATGGATAAGTGTTTAATTGATTGCCTTGCTATTCAAGCTAGACATGGAAACAAAATTGACAAGAGCTTTAATGAACATGCTTACACTGCTGCTTGTATTGCTGTGAACTCTCGTTTCAACTTGAATTTAAACAATCAAAAAGTCATTAATCGTCTTAAGACCATAAAGAAGAGGTATAAGGCAATGAAGGATATCCTGAGTCAAGATGGGTTCAGGTGGAATCCCACTACAAAGATGATTGAGTGTGACAATGAAGAACTTTGGAAGAGATACATTGCA GCACATCCTGATGCAAAAGGGTTTCGAGGAAAGCCAATAGAGATGTATGATGAACTCAAAATTGTTTGTGGAAACTATCAAGTCCCTAGTCGCTGGGCTAAGATGAAAGATGGAGGCCATCCAAGTGAGATGAAGAATTTTGAAGATGATTCTGCCTCATTTCTTTCTCCAAGCTCAGATGACCTAAGTGAGACAGACGGAACCGAGTCATATAGTGGACCAGAAGAAGAATTTACCAAGTTGCCAGATGGTAGTCAAGACCCCCCTCTGATCCAGCCACTTAGACAACTTCCAAAACGCCCTCGTGGCTCAGAAGCCGTTCAGGATGCACTGATGACTGTGGCATCAAGCATTCGTTGCTTGGCTGATGCAATGGAGCAAAGCAAATACTCTATTGATGCCTCTCAACTACTACAGGCTGTGATGGAGATTGATGGTTTGGAAGAGGCTAAACAGATGTATGCATTTGAGTATTTGAATGCTGACCCTGTCAAAGCTCGAGCTTTCATGACATACGATGCTCGGATGAGAAAAATATACTTGTTCAGACAGTTCTGGTGGTGGAAGTAA